Proteins from a single region of Apostichopus japonicus isolate 1M-3 chromosome 21, ASM3797524v1, whole genome shotgun sequence:
- the LOC139962843 gene encoding adenosine receptor A2b-like has product MDSTTPLPTDSEMSNFFTEDVEWNQQITTEFSATDGNLVPLFLAVSVPWFITYLFIYSCIFVAAVVGNLLVIASFHVEPKLRKTTNFYFVSLAHADLLATLLGLPPAIFARLAYGSITCLAKNRQYFFMMAFMMSSISVGHLVAITIDRFIAITWPLRYPQWVTVGRCKVGLLVIWLLGIGFGILPLIGELENPDEWVCGSQVYDGAVVTLHRLIAVIALPAILLVLACCYVRIFIVARRWAHQAAIRRKTAVGSNERDEMERKSTMRATVTTVMILGVFAVCWLPSSAKFFIETYAQTTDESLFLIQTMAEMLSFMNSAINPYLYASRNQDFRRAYEKVLTKYFVRFICPCRRNKSHSKESKTVESPPSTQGTEFA; this is encoded by the exons ATGGATTCTACGACACCATTACCAACGGATTCAGAGATGAGCAATTTCTTCACCGAGGATGTAGAATGGAATCAGCAAATAACGACAGAGTTTAGTGCCACAGATGGCAACTTAGTGCCACTCTTTCTTGCAGTATCGGTGCCATGGTTTATAACATACCTCTTCATTTACTCGTGTATCTTCGTAGCAGCTGTAGTAGGTAATCTGCTCGTCATTGCATCATTCCACGTCGAACCAAAACTACGGAAAACCACCAACTTTTATTTTGTGAGTCTTGCCCATGCGGATCTCTTAGCGACACTCCTCGGGCTCCCACCGGCCATATTCGCCCGTCTGGCGTATGGTTCAATCACATGTCTTGCTAAAAACAGACAGTATTTCTTCATGATGGCGTTTATGATGAGCAGTATTTCGGTGGGTCATCTGGTGGCCATTACAATCGACAG ATTCATTGCCATTACGTGGCCACTTAGGTATCCCCAGTGGGTGACAGTGGGACGTTGCAAAGTAGGCCTCCTAGTAATCTGGTTACTGGGAATTGGTTTTGGAATTTTACCTCTCATCGGTGAACTAGAGAACCCCGACGAATGGGTTTGTGGTTCACAAGTTTATGACGGTGCCGTTGTAACGTTACATCGTCTGATCGCCGTCATTGCTCTTCCCGCCATTCTTCTTGTGTTGGCATGTTGCTATGTACGCATATTCATCGTTGCTAGGCGATGGGCGCACCAGGCTGCTATTCGCCGCAAGACAGCCGTCGGAAGTAACGAGAGAGATGAAATGGAGAGAAAATCTACCATGAGAGCGACCGTAACCACGGTGATGATTCTTGGTGTATTTGCAGTTTGTTGGCTTCCGTCTAGCGCTAAGTTTTTTATTGAGACCTATGCCCAGACGACGGACGAAAGTCTTTTCTTAATCCAGACTATGGCAGAAATGCTGAGCTTTATGAATTCGGCTATAAATCCATACTTATATGCATCGCGTAACCAGGATTTCAGGAGAGCATACGAAAAGGTACTTACGAAGTATTTTGTCCGATTTATCTGTCCCTGTCGAAGAAACAAGTCACATTCGAAAGAGTCTAAAACAGTAGAAAGCCCCCCATCTACCCAAGGAACAGAGTTTGCCTAG